From one Streptomyces sp. Q6 genomic stretch:
- a CDS encoding glycoside hydrolase family 20 protein yields MPVEKERKVLLGGAAVVAAGAVVLTAALWPDGDSGSLGQAPSDGKSGASRSSSPSPTRSYPLSSPPRTIPAVRDFTPARGPGWKPDGGKVVVRDETLAEEGRLVADELGLTYEGESGDAGPGDVELALGGARGSGPESYRMTVRDGLVRIVGPSDTGVFYGTRTLKQEVHGGATAPEGVVDDEPAKPQRGFNLDIARKHFTAGWIKDRIREIGDLKFNQIGLHFSDDQAFRIASDSHPEIVSADHLTKAQVREILSLAAERHITVVPEIDSPGHLGAVIKAHPDLQLRDAGGVPARGAVDISEPAAARIVDDLLKEYAQLFKGAYWHLGADEYRALMKTNPEASYPQLAAAARQKYGANARVQDLAEGWLNDRARTMAPYDRKLKAWNDGFFTGGVVEADKDIEVAYWTGKEIGAREPVSYLSAGRRLTNYNDEYLYYVLGQPNTFVYPTGQRIYESWTPLVVRGTTPVPAKYDDQILGGTFAVWCDLAQSQTQAQVAQGIRMPLRATVQKLWDPEKPELSWPQFVDLAAKLSG; encoded by the coding sequence GTGCCTGTGGAGAAGGAGCGGAAGGTTCTGTTGGGCGGGGCCGCGGTGGTCGCCGCCGGGGCCGTCGTACTGACGGCCGCGCTGTGGCCCGACGGTGACAGCGGCTCCTTGGGGCAGGCGCCCTCCGACGGGAAGTCCGGGGCGTCCCGCTCGTCCTCGCCGTCGCCCACCCGGTCCTACCCGCTGTCCTCGCCCCCGCGCACGATCCCCGCCGTACGCGACTTCACCCCGGCGCGCGGGCCCGGCTGGAAGCCGGACGGGGGGAAGGTCGTCGTACGGGACGAGACGCTGGCCGAGGAGGGGCGGCTCGTCGCCGACGAGCTGGGGCTCACCTATGAAGGGGAGAGCGGGGACGCCGGACCCGGTGACGTGGAGCTGGCGCTGGGCGGGGCGCGCGGGTCGGGCCCGGAGTCGTACCGGATGACCGTGCGGGACGGGCTGGTGCGGATCGTCGGGCCGAGCGACACCGGCGTCTTCTACGGGACGCGCACCCTCAAGCAGGAGGTGCACGGCGGCGCCACCGCGCCCGAGGGGGTCGTCGACGACGAGCCGGCCAAGCCGCAGCGCGGGTTCAACCTCGACATCGCCCGCAAGCACTTCACGGCCGGCTGGATCAAGGACCGGATCCGGGAGATCGGTGACCTGAAGTTCAACCAGATCGGACTGCACTTCTCCGACGACCAGGCCTTCCGGATCGCGTCCGACTCGCACCCCGAGATCGTCTCCGCCGACCACCTCACCAAGGCGCAGGTCCGCGAGATCCTCTCGCTCGCCGCCGAGCGGCACATCACCGTCGTGCCGGAGATCGACTCGCCGGGGCACCTCGGCGCCGTCATCAAGGCCCACCCGGACCTCCAGCTGCGCGACGCGGGCGGGGTGCCCGCGCGCGGCGCCGTCGACATCTCCGAGCCGGCGGCCGCGCGGATCGTCGACGACCTCCTGAAGGAGTACGCGCAGCTGTTCAAGGGCGCGTACTGGCACCTGGGCGCCGACGAGTACCGGGCGCTGATGAAGACGAACCCGGAGGCGTCCTATCCGCAGCTCGCCGCCGCGGCGCGGCAGAAGTACGGGGCGAACGCGCGCGTGCAGGACCTCGCCGAGGGGTGGCTGAACGACCGGGCGAGGACCATGGCCCCGTACGACCGGAAGCTGAAGGCCTGGAACGACGGGTTCTTCACCGGGGGTGTCGTCGAGGCGGACAAGGACATCGAGGTCGCGTACTGGACCGGCAAGGAGATCGGGGCGAGGGAGCCGGTCTCGTATCTGAGCGCCGGGCGCAGGCTGACGAACTACAACGACGAGTACCTGTACTACGTCCTCGGCCAGCCGAACACCTTCGTCTACCCGACCGGGCAGCGGATCTACGAGAGCTGGACGCCGCTCGTCGTGCGCGGGACGACGCCGGTGCCCGCGAAGTACGACGACCAGATTCTCGGCGGGACCTTCGCCGTCTGGTGCGATCTCGCGCAGTCCCAGACGCAGGCGCAGGTCGCGCAGGGCATCCGGATGCCGCTGCGGGCGACGGTGCAGAAGCTGTGGGATCCGGAGAAGCCGGAGCTGAGCTGGCCGCAGTTCGTCGATCTGGCGGCGAAGTTGAGCGGCTGA